The Vescimonas coprocola genome includes a window with the following:
- a CDS encoding HD domain-containing protein, giving the protein MNSRELLNALSVAERLKDTTRHCYTSKGRHESVAEHSWMMTLMAFFMRDEFPDVDMDKVIRMCIIHDLGECFTGDIPTFDKKQVHEDIEENLLFNWIDTLPSYYAEEMKALYNEMTERKTVEAKIYKAIDSLEALIQHNASDLSTWIPKEYKLNLTYADDRVSFSEYLTTLRQAIREDTLAKIEK; this is encoded by the coding sequence ATGAATTCCAGAGAATTATTAAATGCGCTAAGTGTCGCTGAGCGTTTAAAAGATACGACAAGGCATTGCTATACATCGAAAGGAAGACACGAGAGTGTAGCAGAACATAGCTGGATGATGACGCTGATGGCTTTTTTTATGCGGGATGAGTTTCCAGATGTTGATATGGATAAAGTTATTCGTATGTGTATTATTCATGATTTGGGTGAATGCTTTACAGGAGACATTCCTACCTTTGATAAAAAGCAAGTGCATGAGGATATAGAAGAAAATTTACTATTTAACTGGATAGATACGTTACCGTCTTATTATGCAGAAGAAATGAAAGCTCTATATAATGAGATGACAGAAAGAAAAACTGTCGAAGCTAAGATATATAAAGCTATTGATAGCTTGGAAGCTTTAATTCAGCATAACGCTTCTGATTTATCTACATGGATTCCGAAAGAGTATAAATTAAATTTGACTTATGCAGATGACCGAGTGAGTTTTTCAGAATATCTTACTACATTACGACAAGCTATACGAGAGGATACACTTGCAAAGATAGAAAAATAG
- a CDS encoding uracil phosphoribosyltransferase, whose product MFGCQSGIERIFKEHPEVKLFLVHMADGIREDGYLLPYNGDTGDRLYGVRENEYVI is encoded by the coding sequence ATGTTCGGATGTCAATCTGGAATAGAACGAATTTTTAAGGAGCATCCAGAAGTGAAGCTATTTTTAGTCCATATGGCAGACGGAATTAGAGAAGATGGGTATTTACTGCCGTATAATGGAGATACCGGAGATAGATTATATGGAGTAAGAGAAAATGAATATGTAATTTGA